Proteins from one Candidatus Sulfotelmatobacter sp. genomic window:
- a CDS encoding 3,4-dehydroadipyl-CoA semialdehyde dehydrogenase yields the protein MVATEPVVLESYLAGRWVRGSDAGAELVDPVTGEVVALASSSGLDLGAALRYARDVGRPALGALTYAQRAALLGAVADALQARRDDWYAIARRNSGNTKADAGIDVDGGIGTLKYYAKLGASLGEAKVLSDGAPARLARDPNFQALHLGVPIDGAAIHINAYNFPSWGLWEKAAVALLSGIPVVAKPATATAWLSVEMVRAVIDAGVLPNGALSLLVGSVGDLLDHVRFGDAIAFTGSAETGERIRSHPQVRGAGVRVNVEADSLNATLLGPDAREGTPVFELYVREIVREMSTKAGQKCTAIRRAIVPAARRDAVLRALARALDAVVVGDPATDGVTLGPLVSAGEARRAREGIAQLAAAPGASIAYTHPNVPAGEAFVAPTLIVAGGDAAIVHDLEVFAPVASVLTYTTPDEAYALARRGGGSLVVSVFSDDAAFLAQSALAIGASHGRVLLVDTAIGDAQTGHGIVMPSCQHGGPGRAGGGEELGGLRGLWFYHQRTAVQGPLPVLEQLAAQAVNPYTL from the coding sequence ATGGTCGCCACCGAGCCCGTCGTTCTCGAGAGCTATCTCGCCGGTCGGTGGGTGCGCGGTTCGGACGCGGGAGCGGAGCTGGTCGACCCGGTCACCGGTGAGGTCGTCGCGCTCGCGTCGTCGAGCGGGCTCGACCTCGGTGCGGCGCTGCGCTACGCCCGGGACGTCGGACGGCCGGCGCTGGGCGCGCTGACCTACGCGCAGCGCGCCGCGCTGCTGGGCGCCGTCGCGGACGCGCTGCAGGCCCGTCGCGACGACTGGTACGCGATCGCGCGCCGCAACTCGGGCAACACCAAGGCCGACGCGGGCATCGACGTCGACGGCGGCATCGGCACGCTGAAGTACTACGCGAAGCTCGGCGCGTCGCTGGGCGAGGCGAAGGTGCTCAGCGACGGCGCGCCGGCGCGGCTGGCGCGCGACCCGAACTTCCAAGCGCTGCACCTAGGCGTGCCGATCGACGGCGCCGCCATCCACATCAACGCCTACAACTTCCCCTCGTGGGGCTTGTGGGAGAAGGCCGCCGTCGCGCTGCTCAGCGGCATTCCGGTGGTGGCGAAGCCGGCGACGGCGACGGCCTGGCTGTCGGTCGAGATGGTGCGCGCGGTGATCGACGCGGGCGTGCTGCCGAACGGCGCGCTCTCGCTGCTGGTCGGCAGCGTCGGCGATCTGCTCGATCACGTGCGGTTCGGCGACGCGATCGCGTTCACGGGTTCGGCCGAGACCGGCGAGCGCATTCGCTCGCACCCGCAGGTGCGCGGCGCGGGCGTGCGCGTCAACGTCGAAGCCGATAGCCTCAACGCGACGCTGCTCGGCCCCGACGCGCGCGAAGGGACGCCGGTGTTCGAGCTGTACGTGCGCGAGATCGTGCGCGAGATGAGCACCAAGGCCGGCCAGAAGTGCACCGCGATCCGCCGCGCGATCGTGCCGGCGGCGCGGCGCGACGCGGTGCTGCGCGCGTTGGCGCGCGCACTCGACGCGGTGGTCGTCGGCGATCCCGCGACCGACGGCGTCACGCTCGGCCCGCTCGTCTCCGCCGGCGAAGCGCGGCGCGCGCGCGAGGGGATCGCGCAGCTGGCCGCCGCACCGGGCGCGTCGATCGCGTACACGCACCCGAACGTCCCGGCCGGCGAAGCGTTCGTCGCGCCGACGCTGATCGTCGCCGGCGGCGACGCGGCGATCGTGCACGATCTCGAGGTCTTCGCGCCGGTCGCCAGCGTGCTCACCTACACGACGCCCGACGAGGCGTACGCGCTGGCGCGGCGCGGCGGTGGCTCGCTGGTCGTCTCGGTCTTCAGCGACGACGCCGCGTTCCTCGCGCAGTCGGCGCTCGCGATCGGGGCCTCGCACGGGCGCGTGCTGCTGGTCGACACCGCGATCGGCGACGCGCAGACCGGCCACGGCATCGTGATGCCCTCCTGTCAGCACGGCGGTCCCGGTCGTGCCGGCGGCGGCGAAGAGCTGGGCGGGTTGCGCGGGCTGTGGTTCTACCACCAGCGCACCGCGGTGCAAGGCCCGCTGCCGGTCCTCGAGCAGCTGGCGGCGCAGGCCGTCAACCCGTACACGCTCTGA
- a CDS encoding LLM class flavin-dependent oxidoreductase, whose amino-acid sequence MSVPLGILDQSPIVGAAAAREAVDATIALARDAESLGYHRYWLAEHHATRGLADAAPEVLLGRLTAETTRMRIGSGGVLLPHYAALKVAEQFRMLEALAPGRIDLGIGRAPGGSRRVNGALATHDVRMFPRQVLDVMGFLEGNLPDEHDFAMLRAQPTGTSSPEVWMLGSSDYGAALAAELGIPYAYAHFIAGDAEAVTRMYRRHFKPSARWPEPRLLIAIAALAAPTADEAEAAARTTDLWRLRIRRGLDLPVPTREEAQAYPFSEDEREEVRWNRRRLALGSPPGVRARIEEIVAAHGADEAMIVTIAPSYAERARSYALLAQAFTLVGA is encoded by the coding sequence ATGAGCGTGCCGCTGGGAATCCTCGACCAGTCGCCGATCGTCGGCGCGGCCGCCGCACGCGAGGCCGTCGACGCGACGATCGCGCTGGCGCGCGACGCCGAGTCGCTCGGCTACCATCGGTACTGGCTGGCTGAGCACCACGCGACGCGCGGGCTCGCCGACGCGGCGCCGGAAGTGCTGCTGGGCCGCCTGACGGCGGAGACGACGCGCATGCGCATCGGCAGCGGCGGGGTGCTGCTCCCGCACTACGCGGCGCTCAAAGTCGCCGAGCAGTTCCGCATGCTCGAAGCGCTCGCGCCGGGGCGGATCGATCTGGGCATCGGACGGGCGCCCGGCGGCTCGCGCCGCGTCAACGGCGCGCTGGCGACCCACGACGTGCGCATGTTCCCGCGTCAGGTGCTCGACGTGATGGGCTTCCTGGAGGGCAACTTGCCCGACGAGCACGACTTCGCCATGCTGCGCGCGCAGCCGACCGGCACGAGCTCGCCCGAGGTCTGGATGTTGGGCTCGTCGGATTACGGCGCGGCGCTGGCGGCCGAGCTGGGCATCCCGTACGCGTACGCGCACTTCATCGCCGGCGACGCGGAAGCGGTGACGCGCATGTATCGCCGGCACTTCAAACCGTCGGCACGTTGGCCCGAGCCGCGGCTGCTTATCGCGATCGCGGCGCTCGCCGCGCCGACCGCCGACGAAGCGGAAGCGGCGGCGCGCACGACCGATCTGTGGCGGCTGCGCATTCGGCGCGGGCTCGACTTGCCGGTCCCCACGCGCGAGGAAGCACAGGCCTATCCGTTCAGCGAGGACGAGCGCGAGGAGGTGCGATGGAATCGCCGCCGCCTCGCGCTCGGGTCGCCGCCGGGGGTCCGTGCGCGTATCGAGGAGATCGTCGCGGCGCACGGTGCCGACGAAGCGATGATCGTGACCATCGCCCCGTCGTACGCCGAGCGCGCGCGGTCCTACGCCTTGCTGGCGCAGGCGTTCACGCTGGTCGGCGCTTAG
- a CDS encoding helix-turn-helix transcriptional regulator produces MHSDDEGAFLARLGERVRELRARRGMTRKILAKDSGVSERYLAQLETGQGNASLLTVRQVARALDVPVEALLGDDGDPPELRAAIAVLRGLRPDHRGEARELLERTFAKVDPASRDGRIALIGLRGAGKTTLGTALAAQLGVPFIELDREIERTAGVPLSTIFDLYGQAGFRRLERTCLDRVLAEHPRFVLATGGSLVSEPATFEHLLATCRTIWLHASPAEHMERVVAQGDMRPMAGNRESMADLQRILAGREALYRRADADVDTSHRPIEESLSDLIATGTTQ; encoded by the coding sequence GTGCATTCCGACGATGAGGGCGCGTTCCTCGCCCGCCTCGGCGAGCGGGTGCGGGAGCTGCGTGCCCGGCGCGGGATGACGCGGAAGATCCTGGCCAAAGATTCCGGGGTCTCGGAACGCTACCTGGCCCAGCTCGAAACCGGCCAGGGCAACGCCTCGCTCCTTACGGTACGCCAAGTGGCGCGCGCGCTCGACGTCCCCGTCGAGGCACTGCTTGGCGACGACGGCGACCCGCCCGAGCTGCGCGCCGCGATCGCCGTGCTGCGCGGGCTGCGGCCGGACCACCGCGGCGAGGCGCGCGAGCTGCTCGAGCGCACCTTCGCCAAGGTCGACCCGGCGTCGCGCGACGGCCGCATCGCGCTCATCGGCCTGCGCGGCGCCGGCAAGACGACGCTCGGCACGGCGCTGGCAGCGCAGCTCGGCGTGCCGTTCATCGAGCTCGACCGTGAGATCGAGCGCACCGCCGGCGTGCCGCTCTCGACGATCTTCGACCTCTACGGCCAGGCCGGGTTCCGGCGCCTCGAGCGCACGTGCCTGGATCGCGTGCTGGCGGAGCACCCCCGGTTCGTCCTAGCGACCGGCGGAAGTCTGGTCTCCGAGCCGGCGACGTTCGAGCACCTGTTGGCGACGTGCCGCACGATCTGGCTGCACGCCTCGCCGGCGGAGCACATGGAGCGCGTCGTGGCGCAGGGCGACATGCGCCCGATGGCCGGCAATCGCGAGTCGATGGCCGACCTGCAGCGCATCCTCGCCGGCCGCGAAGCGCTCTACCGCCGCGCCGACGCCGACGTCGACACCAGCCACCGCCCGATCGAAGAGAGCCTATCGGACTTGATCGCCACAGGCACGACGCAGTGA
- a CDS encoding alpha/beta hydrolase: MRVVVGDARLETLRLPGDPARPTIVLLHEGLGSVALWRDFPQQLAARTRCAVVAYSRRGYGASDPLAGPREPDYMQREATEVLPSLLDALAVERPILFGHSDGASIAIVYAGAFPDRVSGLVLEAPHVFVEEISLRSIAAARAAWERGDLRARLSRYHTHVEDAFRGWNDAWLDPRFRGWNIEADAARITCPVLIVQGEADEYGTLAQVESIAARVPLTQALVIPGAGHSPHRDAAEKVLTRVATFVDTSVLGADEESMKRE, encoded by the coding sequence GTGAGGGTCGTCGTCGGCGACGCGCGGCTCGAGACGCTGCGGCTGCCCGGCGATCCCGCGCGTCCGACGATCGTGCTGCTGCACGAAGGGCTCGGCTCGGTCGCGCTGTGGCGCGACTTCCCGCAGCAGCTGGCGGCGCGCACGCGCTGCGCCGTCGTCGCCTACTCGCGTCGCGGCTACGGCGCGTCCGATCCGCTGGCCGGTCCGCGCGAGCCGGACTACATGCAGCGCGAGGCCACCGAGGTGCTGCCGAGCCTGCTCGACGCGCTCGCGGTCGAGCGGCCGATCCTGTTCGGCCACAGCGACGGCGCCTCGATCGCGATCGTCTACGCGGGGGCGTTTCCCGACCGGGTCAGCGGCTTGGTGCTCGAAGCACCGCACGTCTTCGTCGAGGAGATCAGCCTGCGCAGCATCGCGGCGGCGCGCGCGGCGTGGGAGCGGGGTGACCTGCGCGCACGGCTGAGCCGTTACCACACGCACGTCGAGGACGCGTTCCGCGGCTGGAACGACGCGTGGCTCGACCCGCGCTTTCGCGGTTGGAACATCGAGGCCGACGCCGCGCGCATCACCTGCCCGGTGCTGATCGTGCAAGGCGAGGCCGACGAGTATGGGACGCTGGCCCAGGTCGAGAGCATCGCGGCCCGCGTTCCCCTCACGCAAGCGTTGGTGATTCCCGGCGCCGGGCACAGCCCCCATCGCGACGCGGCGGAGAAGGTCCTGACCCGCGTCGCCACGTTCGTCGACACGAGCGTCCTCGGCGCGGATGAAGAATCGATGAAACGCGAATGA
- a CDS encoding type II toxin-antitoxin system HicB family antitoxin: MERSYAVVLEPEAEGGYSVHIPAFRGAHTQGETVDECLANARDVIEAYVDVLTERGEPIPPSDVAATIAVNVPSSAA; encoded by the coding sequence ATGGAGCGGTCGTACGCGGTCGTGCTTGAACCGGAGGCGGAAGGAGGCTATTCCGTTCACATTCCTGCGTTTCGCGGTGCGCATACTCAGGGCGAGACTGTGGACGAATGCCTCGCGAATGCTCGCGATGTTATCGAAGCGTATGTCGACGTGCTTACAGAACGCGGCGAACCGATTCCGCCGTCCGACGTGGCAGCCACAATTGCCGTCAACGTACCTTCATCTGCTGCCTGA
- a CDS encoding type II toxin-antitoxin system HicA family toxin: MSEKLPALDGQRFVRALKRAGFLIVRVRGSAHIMRHPEGGRMVSVHVHKGVTIKRGTLAALLEDSGLTVEQLRELL, from the coding sequence ATGAGTGAAAAGCTTCCGGCCCTGGACGGGCAGCGTTTCGTGCGCGCCTTGAAACGTGCGGGATTTCTCATTGTGCGCGTTCGCGGCAGCGCACATATCATGCGGCATCCCGAGGGCGGCCGCATGGTATCGGTTCATGTGCACAAGGGAGTTACGATAAAACGTGGTACGCTTGCCGCGCTGTTAGAGGATAGCGGCCTCACTGTTGAACAATTGCGCGAACTTTTATAA
- a CDS encoding IS1595 family transposase, whose product MGLPVPSTLLEAVRAFADPQVAHDFFVAIRWPNGMACPRPGCGSADVAPIKGRNAWRCRECDRQFTAKVGTIFEDSPIGFDKWLPAMWLLSADRNGVSSCEVARSLGVTQKTAWFMLHRLRLAMQTETFERLTGEVEADETYVGGKTRRGVPKAVRIGKAGKKAKQDAKTVVMGRRERGGRVRAMAVKDNRRTTLLPMLFPHLERGAVLYTDALKSYADAREAYVHQVIDHSVAYVEGRVHTNNIENFWSVLKRTLGGTSSRLGRSTSTRTFDEQVFRFK is encoded by the coding sequence ATGGGACTGCCGGTTCCGTCCACCCTCCTAGAAGCCGTTCGCGCCTTTGCCGATCCGCAGGTCGCGCACGACTTTTTTGTCGCGATCCGGTGGCCCAATGGGATGGCCTGCCCGCGGCCGGGCTGCGGATCGGCCGACGTAGCTCCGATCAAGGGGCGCAACGCCTGGCGGTGCCGCGAGTGCGACCGACAGTTTACCGCCAAGGTCGGAACGATCTTTGAAGACTCTCCGATTGGCTTCGACAAGTGGCTCCCGGCCATGTGGCTGCTCTCAGCGGATCGCAACGGCGTCTCTTCTTGCGAGGTTGCTCGGTCCCTCGGCGTCACGCAGAAGACCGCGTGGTTCATGTTGCACCGTCTTCGCCTCGCCATGCAGACCGAGACGTTCGAGAGGCTGACCGGCGAAGTCGAGGCCGACGAGACGTACGTCGGCGGCAAAACGCGGCGCGGCGTTCCGAAGGCCGTTCGCATCGGCAAAGCCGGTAAGAAGGCGAAGCAGGACGCGAAGACCGTCGTCATGGGAAGGCGCGAGCGCGGAGGTCGCGTCCGCGCGATGGCGGTCAAAGACAACCGCAGGACGACGCTACTGCCTATGCTGTTTCCGCACCTCGAACGCGGTGCGGTGCTCTACACCGATGCGCTGAAGTCCTACGCCGACGCGCGGGAAGCGTACGTCCACCAAGTCATCGACCACAGCGTGGCGTACGTCGAAGGTCGCGTTCACACGAACAACATCGAAAACTTCTGGAGCGTGCTGAAGCGCACGCTCGGCGGCACTTCGTCGCGCCTCGGCCGTTCCACCTCGACGCGTACCTTTGACGAGCAAGTCTTCAGGTTTAAATGA
- the boxC gene encoding 2,3-epoxybenzoyl-CoA dihydrolase — translation MVTLAVPADAGPVDFETSPQSYRHWKLSVDGRVATLALDVDEDAGLRPGYKLKLNSYDLGVDVELRDALDRIRFEHPAVATVVLTSAKDRSFCAGANIYMLGTSSHAWKVNFCKFTNETRNGMEDSSRYDGLSFVAAVNGACAGGGYEIALACDEILMIDDRSTTVSLPEVPLLGVLPGTGGLTRLTDKRKVRRDLADVFCTNADGVRAQRALEWNLVDAIASPSDFAALVAQRAHARAAASPRPSDARGITLHPLRKLVDGNGLRYRHVEVAFDRAARTATLLLRAPQDPLPVDVAGIEAAGDTWWPLALARELDDALLWLRTNELELGLLVLRTEGDLDAVLAAGHQLEAFGEHWLVRETIGLLRRTLARLDVSSRSLYALIDAGSCFGGLFFELALAADRAYMLDAADGEGPVIVLDACNEGMFPMVNDRSRLQTRFLGAPEKPNELLSARGFVYTASDALDAGLVTFAPDELDWPDEIRLAIEERAALSPDALTGMEASLRFGGEETLDTKIFGRLSAWQNWVFIRPNATGEQGALTLFGTGTKPHFDRNRV, via the coding sequence ATGGTTACCCTGGCAGTGCCGGCCGACGCCGGACCCGTCGACTTCGAGACCTCGCCGCAGAGCTATCGGCACTGGAAGCTCTCCGTCGACGGCAGGGTGGCGACGCTGGCGCTCGACGTCGACGAAGACGCCGGGCTGCGGCCGGGCTACAAGCTCAAGCTGAACTCGTACGACCTCGGCGTGGACGTCGAGCTGCGCGACGCGCTCGATCGGATTCGCTTCGAGCACCCCGCGGTCGCGACCGTCGTGCTGACCAGCGCCAAGGACCGCAGCTTCTGCGCCGGCGCGAACATCTACATGCTGGGCACGTCCTCGCACGCCTGGAAAGTGAACTTCTGCAAGTTCACCAACGAGACGCGCAACGGCATGGAGGACTCCAGCCGGTACGACGGGCTCTCGTTCGTCGCGGCGGTCAACGGCGCGTGCGCGGGCGGTGGCTACGAGATCGCGCTGGCGTGCGACGAGATCCTGATGATCGACGACCGCTCGACGACGGTCAGCTTGCCGGAGGTGCCGCTGCTGGGCGTGCTGCCCGGCACCGGCGGCTTGACGCGCCTGACCGACAAACGCAAGGTGCGCCGCGACCTGGCCGACGTGTTCTGCACCAACGCCGACGGCGTGCGCGCGCAGCGCGCGCTGGAGTGGAACCTGGTCGACGCGATCGCGAGCCCGTCGGACTTCGCCGCGCTGGTCGCGCAGCGCGCGCACGCCCGCGCCGCGGCGTCGCCGCGGCCGAGCGACGCGCGCGGCATCACGCTGCACCCGTTGCGCAAGCTGGTCGACGGGAACGGCCTGCGCTACCGTCACGTCGAGGTCGCGTTCGACCGCGCCGCACGCACGGCGACGCTGCTGCTGCGCGCGCCGCAGGACCCGCTGCCGGTCGACGTCGCGGGGATCGAAGCGGCCGGCGACACCTGGTGGCCGCTGGCGCTGGCACGCGAGCTGGACGACGCGCTGCTGTGGCTGCGCACCAACGAGCTGGAACTGGGTCTGCTGGTGCTGCGCACCGAGGGCGACCTCGACGCCGTGCTCGCGGCCGGCCACCAGCTCGAGGCGTTCGGCGAGCACTGGCTGGTGCGCGAGACGATCGGGCTCTTGCGGCGCACCCTGGCGCGCTTGGACGTCAGCTCGCGCAGCCTGTACGCGCTGATCGACGCGGGCTCGTGTTTCGGCGGCCTCTTCTTCGAGCTGGCGCTGGCGGCGGACCGCGCGTACATGCTCGACGCGGCCGACGGCGAGGGGCCGGTCATCGTGCTCGACGCGTGCAACGAGGGAATGTTCCCGATGGTCAACGATCGCTCGCGCCTGCAGACCCGCTTTCTGGGCGCGCCCGAGAAGCCCAACGAGCTGCTGAGCGCGCGCGGCTTCGTCTACACCGCGAGCGACGCGCTCGACGCCGGCCTGGTGACGTTCGCGCCCGACGAGCTGGACTGGCCCGACGAGATTCGCCTCGCGATCGAAGAGCGCGCGGCGCTCTCGCCCGACGCGCTCACGGGGATGGAAGCCTCGCTGCGCTTCGGCGGCGAGGAGACGCTGGACACCAAGATCTTCGGCCGGCTCTCGGCCTGGCAGAACTGGGTCTTCATCCGGCCCAACGCGACCGGCGAGCAGGGCGCGCTCACGCTCTTCGGCACCGGCACCAAACCGCACTTTGACCGGAACCGCGTGTGA
- a CDS encoding benzoate-CoA ligase family protein: protein MIAPESPVPAPAALAPPTYNAAADLLGHHAGRLDKVAFVDEYASITYGALAARVERCAGALLGLGLEIEQRVVLCLLDTIDFPTAFLGAIRAGIVPIPVNTLFKADDYAYILADSRAKAAIVSAELLAPFMDAAHQANWHGTIVLSDPAAHADDATLPRLSAIVDLAEPLSAAAPTRADDACFWLYSSGSTGKPKGTVHVQTSLMGTAQLFAQGVLGMREDDVVYSAAKLFFAYGLGNALTFPLSVGATAVLFSGRPTPDAVSGVLRRGQPTIFCGVPTLFGSLLVHPDLPLREELALRVCTSAGEPLPEEIGRSWTARFGVDIVDGIGSTEMLHIFISNRPGAVKYGTTGITVPGYRARIVDENGQDVAPGELGELEICGPTAAAYYWNNREKSRRTFAGEWTRTGDKYRQDEDGCYVYCGRVDDMLKVGGIWVSPAEVESALIAHEQVLEAAVIGVADEQDLVKPKAFVVLKPGAVGDAALIEALKLHVKDRLAPYKYPRWIAFVDELPKTATGKIQRHVLRAREQA from the coding sequence ATGATCGCACCGGAGTCGCCGGTTCCCGCTCCCGCGGCGCTCGCGCCGCCGACGTACAACGCCGCCGCCGACCTGCTCGGCCATCACGCCGGACGCCTTGACAAGGTGGCCTTCGTCGACGAGTACGCGTCGATCACGTACGGTGCGCTGGCGGCGCGCGTCGAGCGCTGCGCCGGCGCGCTGCTCGGGCTGGGCCTGGAGATCGAACAGCGCGTCGTGCTCTGCCTGCTCGACACGATCGACTTCCCCACCGCGTTCCTGGGCGCGATCCGGGCCGGCATCGTGCCGATCCCGGTCAACACGCTGTTCAAGGCCGACGACTACGCCTACATCCTGGCCGACAGCCGCGCCAAGGCGGCGATCGTGTCGGCCGAGCTGCTCGCGCCGTTCATGGACGCGGCGCACCAGGCGAACTGGCACGGCACGATCGTGCTCTCCGATCCCGCCGCGCACGCCGACGACGCGACGCTGCCGCGCTTGAGCGCGATCGTCGATCTCGCCGAACCGCTGAGCGCGGCGGCGCCGACGCGCGCCGACGACGCGTGCTTCTGGCTCTACTCGTCGGGCTCGACCGGCAAGCCGAAAGGCACCGTACACGTGCAGACGAGCTTGATGGGGACCGCGCAGCTGTTCGCGCAAGGCGTGCTCGGCATGCGCGAGGACGACGTCGTGTACTCCGCGGCCAAGCTGTTCTTCGCCTACGGTCTGGGCAACGCGCTGACGTTTCCGCTCTCGGTCGGCGCGACCGCGGTGCTGTTCTCGGGACGACCGACGCCCGACGCCGTCAGCGGCGTGTTGCGGCGCGGACAGCCGACGATCTTCTGCGGCGTGCCGACCCTGTTCGGCTCGCTGCTGGTCCACCCGGATCTGCCGCTGCGCGAGGAGCTGGCGCTGCGCGTCTGCACCTCGGCCGGCGAGCCGCTGCCCGAAGAGATCGGGCGCAGCTGGACGGCGCGCTTCGGCGTCGACATCGTCGACGGGATCGGTTCGACCGAGATGCTGCACATCTTCATCTCCAACCGCCCCGGCGCGGTGAAGTACGGCACGACCGGCATCACGGTTCCGGGTTATCGCGCGCGCATCGTCGACGAGAACGGACAGGACGTCGCGCCCGGCGAGCTCGGCGAGCTGGAGATCTGCGGTCCCACCGCGGCCGCGTACTATTGGAACAATCGCGAGAAGTCGCGCCGCACGTTCGCCGGCGAGTGGACGCGAACCGGCGACAAGTACCGACAGGACGAGGACGGCTGCTACGTCTACTGCGGGCGGGTCGACGACATGCTCAAGGTCGGCGGCATCTGGGTCTCGCCGGCGGAGGTCGAATCGGCGCTGATCGCGCACGAGCAGGTGCTCGAGGCGGCGGTGATCGGCGTCGCCGACGAACAGGACCTGGTCAAACCGAAGGCGTTCGTCGTGCTCAAGCCGGGCGCGGTCGGCGACGCCGCGCTGATCGAGGCGCTCAAGCTGCACGTCAAGGACCGGTTGGCGCCGTACAAGTATCCGCGCTGGATCGCGTTCGTCGACGAGCTGCCCAAGACGGCGACCGGAAAGATCCAGCGGCACGTGCTTCGCGCGCGCGAACAGGCGTGA
- a CDS encoding gamma-glutamylcyclotransferase family protein: protein MPVYLAAYGTLRTGQSNGVSPAVLARLQSRGPCLIPGRLYLVHDGPDAYPGLVPSANSTDRVVGELFEISESGAKAKEVLRQLDVYEDCHPSDAARSMYERCRIVVHPVAGSPVRAWVYLYTRTIEGMTLIGSGDWVDASSMGAKARPLDGEFQPGVGR from the coding sequence GTGCCCGTGTACCTTGCCGCCTACGGCACCCTGCGGACCGGCCAGTCCAACGGCGTCAGCCCCGCCGTGCTGGCCCGGCTGCAAAGCCGCGGCCCCTGTCTCATCCCCGGCCGGCTGTATCTCGTCCACGACGGGCCCGACGCCTACCCGGGCCTAGTGCCGTCGGCGAACAGCACGGATCGAGTAGTCGGTGAACTGTTCGAGATTTCCGAGAGCGGGGCAAAGGCGAAGGAAGTCTTGAGGCAACTCGACGTCTACGAGGACTGCCATCCGAGCGATGCGGCCCGCTCGATGTACGAACGTTGCCGTATTGTTGTCCACCCGGTGGCCGGGTCGCCAGTCCGCGCGTGGGTGTACCTGTACACACGAACGATCGAGGGCATGACGCTGATCGGGAGCGGCGACTGGGTCGACGCCAGCTCGATGGGCGCAAAAGCGCGACCCCTTGACGGCGAGTTTCAGCCGGGGGTTGGTCGATAG
- a CDS encoding Panacea domain-containing protein, which translates to MPTQPTKAHKYAKLREMMLHIATKERDNPTFGATKLNKILYYADALWYLRTGKSLTGAEYTKLDHGPAPRTLLPAQVSLVRDEAATIDIRRLPFRAQKRLVPKREAQLDGLYRVEEVEFVDQIIDALRDMSAGQTRDMTHKLLGWRLADYGEEIPYYTALFDIDGDVAKPSDIRRGIELAKERGWSSNASPA; encoded by the coding sequence ATGCCCACGCAACCGACGAAAGCGCACAAGTACGCGAAGCTGCGCGAGATGATGCTGCATATCGCGACGAAAGAGCGCGATAACCCGACGTTTGGCGCGACCAAGCTAAACAAGATTCTGTACTATGCGGACGCGCTGTGGTACCTCCGCACGGGAAAGTCCCTCACGGGGGCCGAGTACACGAAGCTAGATCATGGGCCCGCGCCCCGCACGCTGCTTCCGGCTCAGGTCTCCCTTGTTCGCGATGAGGCCGCGACCATTGATATTCGGCGGTTGCCCTTCCGCGCGCAGAAGCGCCTAGTACCGAAGCGCGAAGCGCAGCTTGACGGGCTTTATCGAGTTGAGGAAGTCGAATTCGTAGATCAGATCATCGACGCGCTTCGTGACATGTCGGCTGGCCAAACGCGCGATATGACACACAAGCTTCTCGGCTGGCGTCTGGCGGATTACGGTGAGGAAATCCCGTACTATACCGCGCTGTTTGACATCGACGGCGACGTCGCCAAGCCTAGCGATATCCGGCGTGGCATCGAACTAGCAAAAGAGCGCGGGTGGAGCAGCAACGCTTCCCCAGCCTAG